The Collimonas fungivorans Ter331 genome has a segment encoding these proteins:
- the hflC gene encoding protease modulator HflC, whose amino-acid sequence MNRLISLLIFVFAALWLLFSTIFVVDQRQYAILFAFGEVKQVINQPGLHFKLPPPFQNVLFLDKRILTIDPPDTDRFITAEKMNILIDAFVKWRITDPKLYFVSFGGDEKRAQDRMSQIVKAALNDEITKRTVREVISGQRGKVMDSIRSKVAEESKQIGVDIIDVRLKRVDYVDQINASVYDRMKSERLRVANELRSTGSADSEKIRADADKQRTVILAEAYRDAEKMRGEGDAKASQIYAQAFGQNPEFYKFYRSLEAYRASFKTRQDLMVIDPNSEFFKYFRSPAGGGAAAPAKK is encoded by the coding sequence ATGAATCGCCTTATCTCCCTGCTGATATTCGTATTCGCCGCGCTGTGGCTGCTGTTTTCGACCATCTTCGTGGTCGACCAGCGCCAGTACGCGATCCTGTTCGCCTTCGGCGAAGTGAAACAGGTGATCAACCAGCCTGGCTTGCATTTCAAGCTGCCGCCGCCGTTCCAGAACGTGCTGTTCCTCGACAAGCGCATCCTCACCATCGATCCGCCGGATACCGACCGTTTCATCACGGCGGAAAAGATGAACATCCTGATCGACGCCTTTGTGAAATGGCGGATTACCGATCCGAAACTGTATTTCGTCAGTTTCGGCGGCGATGAAAAACGCGCCCAGGACCGCATGTCGCAAATCGTCAAGGCGGCCTTGAACGATGAAATCACCAAGCGCACGGTGCGCGAAGTGATCTCCGGCCAGCGCGGCAAGGTGATGGATTCGATCCGCAGCAAAGTAGCGGAAGAGTCGAAGCAGATCGGCGTCGACATCATCGATGTGCGCCTTAAGCGGGTTGACTATGTCGACCAGATCAATGCGTCGGTGTACGACCGCATGAAGTCCGAGCGCCTGCGGGTTGCCAATGAATTGCGTTCCACCGGTTCCGCGGATTCGGAAAAGATCCGCGCCGATGCCGACAAGCAGCGTACCGTGATCCTGGCGGAAGCTTATCGCGATGCGGAAAAGATGCGCGGCGAGGGCGATGCCAAGGCTTCGCAGATTTACGCCCAGGCATTCGGCCAGAATCCGGAATTCTACAAGTTCTACCGTAGCCTTGAAGCTTACCGCGCCAGCTTCAAGACCCGCCAGGATCTGATGGTGATTGATCCGAACTCGGAATTCTTTAAATATTTCCGTAGTCCGGCCGGCGGCGGGGCGGCAGCGCCTGCAAAAAAATAG
- the hflK gene encoding FtsH protease activity modulator HflK, whose translation MLGTLFKKLGVKFSLNDPQWGRNSQNDNKQNNDGKKPNNGGPPDLDKLWQDFNQRLARLLGNKNGGGGDSSGGGFNPGSAGMGIGVGAIAAVVALLWLASGFFTVQEGQTGVVMTFGKYSHSTTPGFNWRWPYPIQSHEIVNVSQVRTVEVGYRANAKNKQPKEALMLTDDENIIDIQFAVQYTLKSASDWVFNVRDPEETVRQVAETSIREVVGRNKMDFVLYEGREKVALDTSQLMQQILDRYKVGVQITNVTMQGVQPPEQVQAAFDDAVKAGQDRERQKNEGQAYANDVIPKARGAASRLLQEAEAYSARVTANAEGDASRFKQVLTEYQKAPGVTRDRMYLDTMQQIFANTTKVMVDAKSGSNLLYLPLDKLISQSVASAVPGAAAGSAGTSASSSTMKDGASTVETRPQPDDRSRDSRDSRDREGR comes from the coding sequence ATGCTTGGTACCTTATTCAAAAAACTTGGTGTGAAATTTTCGTTGAACGACCCGCAATGGGGCCGGAATTCGCAAAATGACAACAAGCAAAACAATGACGGCAAAAAGCCGAATAACGGCGGCCCGCCTGACTTGGACAAGCTGTGGCAGGACTTCAACCAGCGCCTGGCGCGCCTGCTGGGCAATAAAAACGGCGGTGGCGGCGATTCCAGCGGCGGCGGCTTCAATCCGGGCAGCGCCGGGATGGGAATCGGCGTCGGCGCGATTGCCGCCGTGGTGGCCTTGCTGTGGCTGGCCAGCGGTTTCTTTACCGTGCAGGAAGGCCAGACCGGTGTTGTCATGACATTCGGCAAGTACAGCCATTCGACCACCCCAGGTTTCAACTGGCGCTGGCCTTACCCGATCCAGAGCCATGAAATCGTCAATGTTTCCCAGGTGCGTACGGTCGAGGTCGGCTATCGCGCCAACGCCAAGAACAAGCAGCCCAAAGAAGCCCTGATGCTGACCGATGACGAAAACATCATCGACATTCAGTTCGCCGTCCAGTACACGCTGAAGAGCGCATCGGACTGGGTTTTCAACGTCCGCGATCCGGAGGAAACCGTGCGTCAGGTGGCGGAAACCTCGATTCGCGAAGTGGTCGGCAGGAACAAGATGGATTTCGTGCTGTACGAAGGCCGTGAAAAAGTGGCGCTCGACACCAGCCAGCTGATGCAGCAGATCCTGGACCGCTATAAGGTCGGCGTGCAGATCACGAATGTCACGATGCAGGGCGTACAGCCGCCGGAGCAGGTGCAGGCAGCGTTCGACGACGCGGTTAAAGCAGGCCAGGACCGCGAGCGCCAGAAAAACGAAGGCCAGGCTTACGCCAACGACGTGATTCCAAAGGCGCGCGGCGCGGCTTCGCGCCTGCTGCAGGAAGCGGAAGCGTACAGCGCCCGCGTCACCGCCAATGCCGAGGGCGATGCCTCGCGCTTCAAGCAAGTGCTGACCGAGTACCAGAAAGCGCCGGGCGTGACGCGCGACCGGATGTACCTGGATACCATGCAACAGATTTTTGCGAACACGACAAAAGTAATGGTTGATGCTAAAAGCGGGAGTAATTTATTGTATTTGCCACTGGATAAGCTGATTTCGCAGTCGGTGGCCAGCGCCGTGCCGGGCGCGGCGGCAGGCAGCGCCGGGACCAGCGCATCGTCGTCGACGATGAAGGATGGCGCCAGCACGGTCGAAACGCGGCCGCAGCCGGACGACCGTTCGCGCGACAGTCGCGACTCGCGTGATCGGGAGGGCAGATAA
- a CDS encoding ATP phosphoribosyltransferase regulatory subunit has protein sequence MPNWLLPENIADVLPSEARKIEDLRRLILDNFRLYGYELVMPPMLEYLESLLAGAGQDTDLRTFKLVDQLSGRTLGIRADMTTQVARIDAHLLNRESVTRLCYVGSVLHTRQIGLHATREPLQIGAEIYGHLGLEADAEIQELALATLALAGISQVRLDLCHVGILRTIIGGDDAAKLDETELVALLEAKDVPGLRTISVDYKAETRAALLALPGLYGDAGVLQQARQLLPALPAIAKALDELETLAEAAGKDCVTVDLADLRGYHYESGLIFAAYVPGLPNAILRGGRYDVGAAFGRSRPATGFSMDLRELARLIPVATRKRAIHAPWGIEAGLKEKIVELRKAGEVVIQSLPGHENDQDEFDCDRAVVLENGNWIIKNLD, from the coding sequence ATGCCGAATTGGCTTCTCCCTGAAAACATCGCCGACGTCTTGCCGTCCGAAGCGCGCAAGATCGAAGACCTGCGTCGCCTGATACTGGACAATTTCCGGCTGTACGGCTACGAGCTGGTCATGCCGCCCATGCTGGAATACCTGGAATCGCTGCTGGCCGGCGCCGGCCAGGATACCGACCTGCGCACCTTCAAGCTGGTCGACCAGCTGTCCGGCCGCACCCTCGGCATCCGCGCCGACATGACCACTCAGGTAGCGCGCATCGACGCCCATCTGCTGAACCGCGAGTCGGTCACCCGCCTGTGTTACGTCGGCAGCGTCCTGCATACCCGCCAGATCGGCTTGCACGCCACCCGCGAGCCGTTGCAGATCGGCGCAGAGATCTATGGACACCTGGGGCTGGAAGCCGATGCCGAGATCCAGGAACTGGCGCTGGCCACCCTGGCCCTGGCCGGGATCAGCCAGGTACGCCTGGATTTGTGCCATGTTGGCATTTTGCGCACGATTATCGGCGGCGACGATGCCGCCAAGCTGGATGAAACCGAGCTAGTGGCCTTGCTGGAAGCCAAGGACGTGCCTGGCTTGCGCACCATCAGCGTCGATTACAAGGCAGAGACCCGGGCCGCCTTGCTGGCCTTGCCGGGCCTGTACGGCGACGCCGGTGTCTTGCAGCAGGCGCGGCAGCTGCTGCCGGCGCTGCCGGCCATCGCCAAGGCCCTGGACGAACTGGAAACTTTGGCGGAAGCGGCCGGGAAAGATTGCGTTACCGTCGATTTAGCCGATTTACGCGGGTATCATTACGAAAGCGGGCTGATTTTCGCCGCTTACGTGCCCGGCCTGCCGAATGCGATACTGCGCGGCGGCCGTTACGACGTCGGCGCGGCATTCGGCCGTTCGCGTCCGGCCACTGGTTTTTCGATGGATTTGCGAGAACTGGCAAGACTGATTCCGGTAGCAACCCGCAAGCGCGCGATCCATGCGCCTTGGGGAATTGAAGCAGGTTTGAAGGAAAAGATCGTTGAATTGCGCAAGGCTGGGGAAGTTGTGATCCAGAGTCTGCCCGGCCATGAAAACGATCAAGACGAGTTCGATTGCGACCGCGCGGTTGTACTCGAAAATGGAAACTGGATTATCAAAAATTTGGACTAA